In the genome of Sphaeramia orbicularis chromosome 13, fSphaOr1.1, whole genome shotgun sequence, one region contains:
- the strn4 gene encoding striatin-4, with amino-acid sequence MEADRSGGGPNQNSGGGGSGAGRNPNGPKAAPGQATSAAATGAMAAAAAAAAAAVGAMPGSSQSRDPQDGDSGMTLPGILHFIQYEWGRFQAEKYRWEAERDELRAQVAFLQGERKGQENMKQDLVRRIKMLEYALKQERAKHQKLKTGNDQSPTDKKPETEADQLPNGPAESDSEPANQMSWKEGRQLLRKYLEEVGYSDTILDMRSKRVRSLLGRSSPEANGPPPSEACSEPEPRAGGESLLVRQIEEQIKRNAGKESSKERLGGSVLDKIPFLHGCEDDDEDDSDEEDDFQGMATDCIDGPRKNKKSRVKMGSEPMTTDLDPEDEEDEDDSEDAQSEFDFLGSGEDGEGAGEARISGDGRELENRRNKLQGMMSDFPPKPTPPPSVSGQARTGEGGALGFSSDVFIMDAVGGGDMNLGELADLTVANDNDLSMDMQDNREEFKKTWNPRFTLRSHFDAIRALTFHPSQAVLLTASEDGTLKLWNLNKAMHSKKNAALDVEPIYTFRAHSGAVLSLTMGEDGDSCYSGGLDGTVRCWKMPDLNVDPYDNYDPGIESSVLAGHEDSVWGLTYSAVHHRLASCSADGTIRIWDPQNSAPCLSVFNKEREHGTPTSVAFVASDPNQVVVSFDVGETLIYDLNTEQSVTALETQTKDGSELINRVVSHPSEPVSITAHENRTIRFVDNKTGKVVHSMVAHLDAVTCLTTDPKGTYLISGSHDCSVRLWMLDNRTCVQEITAHRKKHDEAIHDVAFHSSQPFIASAGADALAKIFV; translated from the exons cggcggcggcggcggtcgGGGCCATGCCCGGATCGTCTCAGTCTCGGGATCCGCAGGACGGGGACTCGGGTATGACGCTTCCTGGGATCCTCCACTTCATCCAGTACGAGTGGGGACGATTCCAGGCCGAGAAATACCGCTGGGAGGCGGAGAGAGACGAACTCAGG GCTCAGGTGGCATTCCTACAGGGTGAAAGGAAAGGGCAGGAGAATATGAAACAGGACCTGGTAAGACGGATCAAAATGCTAGAGTACGCCCTCAAACAAGAGAG GGCTAAACACCAGAAACTGAAGACAGGAAATGATCAGAGTCCTACAGACAAGAAACCAGAGACAGAGGCAGACCAGC TCCCTAATGGGCCTGCTGAGTCGGACTCAGAGCCAGCCAATCAGATGTCCTGGAAAGAAGGACGTCAGTTACTGCGCAA ATATCTTGAGGAAGTGGGTTATTCAGACACTATTCTGGACATGCGATCCAAGCGTGTGCGCTCCCTACTTGGGCGGAGCAGTCCAGAAGCTAACGGACCTCCACCCAGTGAAGCTTGTTCCGAACCTGAGCCTCGAGCAGGAGGAGAGTCACTGTTGGTCAGACAGATTGAAGAACAGATCAAGAG GAATGCGGGCAAAGAAAGCTCTAAGGAGCGTTTGGGTGGCTCTGTGCTCGATAAAATTCCCTTTCTGCACGGctgtgaggatgatgatgaagatgacagtgACGAGGAAGATGACTTCCAAGGTATGGCCACTGACTGCATTGACGGGCCGCGAAAGAACAAGAAGTCTCGCGTAAAG ATGGGGTCAGAGCCCATGACCACAGACCTAGAcccagaggatgaggaggatgaagatgactCAGAAGATGCCCAAAGTGAATTTGACTTCCTGGGCTCGGGGGAGGATGGGGAGGGGGCGGGAGAGGCCCGGATCTCGGGGGACGGACGGGAGCTAG AGAACCGCAGGAACAAGTTGCAAGGCATGATGTCGGACTTCCCCCCTAAACCTACCCCACCCCCCTCTGTGTCGGGACAGGCTCGCACCGGGGAAG GTGGTGCCCTGGGTTTCTCCTCTGACGTCTTCATTATGGATGCGGTTGGAGGAGGCGACATGAACCTTGGTGAACTGGCTGACCTCACTGTTGCCAATGACAACGATCTCTCCATGGAT ATGCAGGATAACAGAGAAGAGTTTAAAAAGACATGGAACCCTCGCTTCACACTACGCAGCCACTTTGACGCCATCCGCGCTTTGACCTTTCACCCTAGCCAAGCAGTCCTGCTCACAGCCTCTGAGGATGGAACTCTAAAACTGTGGAACCTCAACAAGGCAATGCACTCTAAAAA GAATGCAGCATTGGATGTAGAACCCATCTACACATTTAGAGCGCACAG TGGTGCCGTTCTGTCACTAACCATGGGTGAGGATGGAGACTCTTGCTATAGCGGAGGTCTGGATGGAACCGTTAGGTGCTGGAAGATGCCAGACCTTAATGTGGATCCTTATGACAACTATG ATCCCGGCATCGAGAGCAGTGTGCTGGCAGGTCATGAGGATAGTGTGTGGGGTCTCACTTACTCTGCAGTCCACCATCGTTTGGCCTCATGTTCAGCTGATGGCACCATTCGCATCTGGGACCCTCAGAACTCTGCACCATGCCTGTCTGTCTTCAATAAGGAGAGAG AACATGGTACGCCCACCTCTGTGGCCTTTGTGGCCTCTGACCCCAACCAAGTAGTTGTGTCATTTGATGTTGGTGAGACATTGATCTATGACCTCAACACAGAGCAGAGTGTCACTGCCCTAGAGACACAGACCAAAGATG GCAGTGAACTGATCAACCGTGTGGTCAGTCACCCATCTGAACCTGTCTCCATCACTGCGCATGAGAACCGCACCATCCGCTTCGTAGACAACAAGACAG GGAAAGTTGTGCACTCAATGGTGGCTCACCTGGATGCAGTTACCTGTCTTACAACAGACCCTAAAGGCACTTACCTCATCTCAGGCA GCCACGACTGCTCGGTGCGCCTGTGGATGCTTGACAACAGGACGTGCGTGCAGGAGATCACGGCCCACAGGAAGAAACACGATGAGGCCATTCATGATGTGGCCTTCCACTCTTCCCAGCCCTTCATCGCTAGCGCCGGCGCAGATGCACTTGCCAAGATCTTTGTCTGA